One region of Salvelinus namaycush isolate Seneca chromosome 3, SaNama_1.0, whole genome shotgun sequence genomic DNA includes:
- the LOC120031066 gene encoding protein smg8-like — translation MIWAEKMALPVSVGALLESEVIEDPLYKDEGLCVLGIFGKTAMVPGSPKEFLINTLADKHIYSLFGLDETDNHNSGSLIQAYYSQENRVLYLVLTSVCDNRQLLWACESLSTGVGHSEAHEFWKGADKQHCLALLYLFSLCHVLLLVHPTCCFDVTYDRLFRALDALRQKVLPLLRATIKDSIISKEWKVNCRPCPPRLLFVFQMNGALRSYGGNGSDPSGGNADKPKKHSPRRRLQHALEDQIYRIFRKSRVLTNQSSNCLFTVPANQAFVYVVPGPEEDPVAAVLGQLRSNCALRENDTSTLVSGPRRYQQMRHSARQPSFNVESSSLSGGQLVDCSLKEFLWQHVELVLTKKGFDDSVGRNPQPSHFELPTYSKWAQVAYRLHQVMIANTEEETAELAVKVQSQLKFLEGFLDADAKFSENRCQKALPLAHSAYQSNLPHNYTTTVHKNQLTQALRVYSQHARGVAFQRYALQLHEDCYKFWSNGHQLCEERSLTDQHCVHKFHLLPQPDEKPEMDRNPPILNHNSRGRSTSSCNCGWKQAPREDPFDIQAANYDFYQMFEEKCCGKLERIDFPVFQPSTPDPAPACEEAPRPTEVAAPVPVPPSGSEPGSGPSEGERLKESIPASHPVSHTPGESTSLSLALSLGHSTDSLGPYGDGGGGEGQEKRPSLVDRQASTVEYLPGMLHSGCSKGLLPKFSSWSLVKLGPAKTYNPHTGLEQPGFLPGSSFLLPWDVVIRSRSEEEVGLTEPLDGGPSSWPAPNKTVAGKRGSAGGLGRGRRRDDVARAFVGFEYEDSRGRRFLSSGPDKVVKVLGPGGAKEPATRALNTDMPLYIPSPAQGRGLKTHYAQLARLYIVVPDAPLEITLNPQVQPGPPPCPVFHPEQTELVLPPDGLWVLRFPYSYVTDRGPCYPPKENQPLASYKVLRGILRANTASPLPPQ, via the exons ATGATATGGGCGGAAAAAATGGCGTTGCCCGTGAGTGTGGGAGCGCTTCTAGAATCAGAAGTAATAGAGGATCCATTATACAAAGATGAAGGTCTCTGTGTACTTGGTATATTCGGTAAGACTGCAATGGTACCCGGATCACCGAAAGAGTTTCTAATCAACACGCTCGCGGACAAGCACATCTATTCACTATTTGGACTGGATGAGACAGACAATCATAACAGTGGAAGCTTGATTCAGGCGTACTACAGCCAAGAAAACCGCGTATTGTATCTGGTGCTTACTTCAGTTTGTGACAACCGACAGCTTTTGTGGGCGTGTGAGTCTTTGAGTACGGGCGTCGGACACTCGGAGGCGCACGAATTCTGGAAAGGAGCGGATAAACAGCATTGCTTAGCATTGCTTTACCTATTCTCGTTGTGCCATGTCCTGCTACTGGTCCATCCTACATGCTGTTTTGATGTCACCTATGACAGATTGTTCCGTGCTCTGGATGCACTTCGCCAGAAAGTTCTGCCACTACTACGTGCTACAATCAAGGATTCGATAATATCCAAAGAATGGAAGGTGAACTGCCGGCCCTGTCCCCCTCGCCTGCTATTCGTATTCCAGATGAATGGAGCCCTGCGAAGCTATGGTGGAAATGGTTCAGACCCTTCTGGAGGAAATGCTGATAAGCCCAAGAAACACTCGCCAAGGAGACGCCTCCAGCATGCATTGGAAGACCAGATATATCGAATTTTCCGGAAAAGTCGGGTCCTCACCAACCAGAGCAGTAATTGCTTATTCACTGTCCCTGCTAACCAAGCGTTTGTTTACGTGGTGCCTGGGCCAGAGGAGGACCCAGTGGCAGCCGTGCTAGGACAACTGCGCTCCAACTGTGCCCTGAGGGAAAATGACACCAGCACCTTGGTGTCTGGACCCAGGCGCTACCAACAAATGCGTCACTCTGCAAGACAACCATCCTTCAATGTAGAAAGCAGCAGCCTCTCAGGGGGGCAACTAGTAGACTGTAGTCTGAAGGAGTTCCTTTGGCAGCATGTCGAACTGGTGTTGACCAAGAAAGGCTTTGATGACAGTGTTGGTCGCAATCCGCAGCCTTCTCATTTTGAGCTGCCAACCTACTCCAAATGGGCACAAGTGGCCTACAGGCTGCATCAGGTCATGATAGCCAACACAGAGGAGGAAACTGCAGAGCTGGCTGTCAAAGTGCAGAGTCAACTTAAGTTTTTGGAAGGTTTCCTGGACGCAGATGCCAAGTTCTCTGAGAACCGCTGCCAGAAAGCCCTGCCACTGGCACATAGCGCCTACCAGTCTAACCTTCCCCATAACTATACCACCACTGTGCATAAAAACCAACTGACACAAGCACTTCGGGTCTACAGCCAGCATGCACGCGGCGTAGCTTTTCAGCGCTATGCCTTGCAGTTGCATGAGGACTGCTACAAGTTCTGGAGTAATGGGCATCAGTTATGTGAAGAGCGCAGTCTAACAGACCAACACTGTGTGCACAAGTTTCACCTGCTGCCTCAGCCAG ATGAGAAGCCAGAGATGGACCGCAACCCGCCCATCCTCAACCACAACAGCAGGGGGCGTTCCACTAGCTCGTGTAACTGTGGCTGGAAGCAAGCCCCTCGTGAGGACCCCTTTGACATCCAAGCTGCCAACTACGACTTCTACCAA ATGTTTGAGGAGAAATGCTGCGGGAAGCTGGAGAGGATCGACTTTCCTGTTTTCCAGCCAAGCACCCCAGACCCAGCCCCGGCCTGTGAAGAAGCACCCAGACCCACTGAGGTGGCtgccccagtcccagtcccaccGTCAGGTTCAGAGCCTGGGTCAGGGCCATCAGAGGGGGAGAGGCTAAAGGAGAGCATCCCAGCGTCCCACCCAGTGTCCCACACGCCCGGAGAGAGCACCAGCCTCAGCCTGGCCCTCAGCCTGGGCCATTCCACTGACAGCCTAGGGCCTTATGGAGATGGAGGGGGCGGTGAGGGCCAGGAGAAGAGGCCCAGCCTGGTGGATCGCCAGGCCTCCACTGTGGAGTACCTTCCAGGCATGCTCCACTCAGGCTGCTCCAAAGGTCTGCTGCCCAAGTTCTCCAGCTGGTCGCTGGTCAAGCTTGGCCCTGCTAAGACCTACAACCCCCACACTGGCCTGGAGCAGCCAGGCTTCCTGCCTGGCTCCTCCTTCCTCCTGCCCTGGGACGTGGTGATTCGCTCCCGCTCTGAAGAGGAGGTGGGCTTAACTGAGCCCTTGGATGGGGGACCCTCCTCCTGGCCGGCCCCCAACAAAACCGTGGCGGGGAAGCGAGGGAGTGCAGGGGGCCTTGGCCGGGGACGCAGGCGGGATGACGTGGCCCGGGCCTTTGTGGGCTTTGAGTACGAGGACAGTAGGGGCCGGCGTTTCCTCAGCTCAGGACCTGATAAAGTGGTGAAAGTGCTGGGGCCTGGAGGGGCCAAAGAGCCGGCCACCAGGGCCCTGAACACAGACATGCCCCTGTACATTCCCTCTCCAGCCCAGGGGCGTGGCCTAAAGACCCACTACGCCCAGCTGGCGCGCCTCTACATTGTGGTCCCTGACGCCCCCCTGGAGATAACACTCAACCCACAG GTCCAACCCGGCCCCCCTCCATGTCCAGTGTTCCACCCCGAGCAGACAGAGCTGGTGCTGCCCCCTGATGGCCTGTGGGTCCTACGTTTCCCCTATTCCTATGTCACAGACCGTGGCCCATGCTACCCACCTAAAGAGAACCAGCCCCTGGCCAGCTACAAGGTCCTCAGAGGCATCCTGCGTGCCAACACTGCAAGCCCTCTTCCACCACAGTAA